A window of Phenylobacterium sp. NIBR 498073 genomic DNA:
CTCAATGCGCTGTCGTCGGCCATCAGCATCAAGGAGCGCCTGATCACCATCGAGGACGCCGCCGAACTGCAGCTTCAGCAGCCGCACGTGGTGCGCATGGAGACCCGCCCGCCGAACATCGAAGGCAAGGGCGAGATCCGGCAGCGCGAACTGGTCAAGAACGCCCTGCGCATGCGTCCGGACCGGGTGATCCTGGGCGAGGTCCGGGGCGAGGAAGCCTTCGACATGCTGCAGGCCATGAACACCGGCCACGAAGGCTCGATGGCCACCATCCACGCCAACACCCCGCGCGACGCCATCACCCGCCTGGAACAGATGGTGGCGATGTCGGGAATGAAGCTGTCGCCCGAGGCCGTGCGCGGCCAGATCGCCTCGGCGGTCGGGATGATCATCCAGATCATGCGGATGTCGGACGGGAAGCGGAAGATGATGAGCGTCAGCGAGATCGTCGGCATGGAGGGGCAGGTGGTCCAGATGCAGGAGATCTTCGCCTTCCACCGCAGCCACACGACGGCCGACGGCGTGGTGCACGGCGAGTTCCGCGCCTCCGGCCTGCGTCCGCGCTGCCTGGACGAGATGATGCGGCGGGGCATCGCCTACGACACCGCCTATTTCGATCCGAGCCGGGTGCTCGGCTGATGTCGTTCGACGCGACCTCGGTCTACCTGGTGCTGGTGTTCGCCGCGGTGTTCGCTGCGGCGCAGGCTGCGGTCGGCCTGCTGCGTACCGCGAAGGTCAAGCAACAGGTCAACCGCCGGCTGCTGGTCGCCGAGCGGACCGGCGGCGGCATCGCCGAGCTGGTGGTAGAATTGCGCAAGCAGCGCGGGCTCAACGCCGCCGGCGACGCACGGGGCGGCTGGGCCTGGCTGAGCGAACTCGTCATCCGTTCAGGCGTCCCCTATGACGGGCGGCGCTGGCTGGCGGTCGTCGCGGGCCTGACGCTGGTCGGCGCGATCCTCGGCTTCGCCGGGACGCGGCAACTGCTGATGATCCCGGTGGGCGCGGCGTTGCTCGGCCTGGCGGGCCCGCTCGGATATCTGAAGTTCAAGGCCGATCGCCGCGCGGTGGCGCTGGGCCAGCAACTGCCGCAGGCGCTGGAGATCATCGTCCGCAGCCTGGAGGCCGGGCACCCCGTGCCGACCGCCGTGGCCCTGGTCGGGCGCGAGATGCCTGATCCGATCGGTTCGGAGTTCGGCATGGCGGCCGACGAGATCGCCTATGGGGCGACGCTGGAACAGGCGATCAACCGGATGGCGGCGCGTTGCCAGCATGCCGACGTCGACCTGTTCGCCGCTACTGTCCGGCTGCAGGAGAAGGCCGGCGGAAACCTGACGGGACTGCTCAAGCTCAACGCTGCGACGGTGCGCGACCGGCTGCGCATGCGCCTGAAGGTCAAGGCTGCGACCGCCGAGGGGCGGGCCTCGGCGTTGATCCTGACTGCCGCGCCGTTTCTGGCGACGGGCGCGATCATGCTGTTGTCGCCGGAATTCTACGGCGAGGTGATCCACCTGCCGATGGTGCGCATCGGCCTGATGGTGATCGGCGGCTGGATGCTGATCGGCAACCTCGTCATGCGCAAGATGATCGATATGCGGATCTGACCATGGACCTCGCCCAGATCCAGAACCTCGTGACCCTGGCGGCCTTCGCCCTGCTGGCCGTCGCCGCGCTCGGCGGGGCGGCGGTGATGGCCGGGGAAATGCGCTTACGGGCCCAGCGCCGCGCGCGCTTCCAGTCCCCGGGCGCGGCGACCTCGGCCGGTCCGCACGCGATCGGCCAGGGACGACTGGTCGGCCGGCTGAGCAGCGGGGTGAAGCGCCTTGGACAGCAGGCTGCGATCCGCGATCCTTCGCAGGTCTCCGAGCTTCGCATGCGGCTCACCCGGGCCGGCTTCTTCAACCGTGACGCGGCGATCTACTATTTGGGCGCCCGCGCGGCAGCCCTCGCCGTCGCGACCTTGGCCGTCGTCACGGTGTTGCCATTCGCCCTGCAGGGCGGCGGCGTCGGCGCCGTCGCGGTGGCCTGCCTGTTTGCGGGGGTCGCCCTGCTGGGCCCCGACCAGGTGCTGAAGGCGCGTCAGAAGAACCGCGAGCTGGAATATTCCGACGGCTTTCCGGACCTGCTGGATCTGCTGGTGGCCTCGGTGGAGGCCGGCCTCAGCCTGGATGCGGCCGTCGCGCGCGTGGCCGACGAGCTCGTGCGCCGCTATCCGCGCCTGACCATCCACCTGCGGATGCTGACCCTGGAGCTGCGGGCTGGCAAGGCGCGCAAGGACGCCTGGTCCTCGTTCGCCGACCGGCTCGGGATCGACGACGCCCGCGCCCTGGCGACCATGCTGCGCCAGGCCGAGGAAATGGGCACCAGCCTGGGCGAGACCCTGTCGGTGTTCTCGCTCGACATGCGCGCCAAACGGATGCTGCGGGCGGAGGAGAAGGCGCTGGCGCTGCCGGTCAAGCTGACCGTGCCGCTGATCCTGTTCATCTTCCCGTGCCTGATCGGGGTGCTGATGCTGCCGGCGATCGCGCGGATCATTCAGACGTTGGGCCCTGGCCAGTAGCGTTCCGGGGTGGCCTTACGCGTGCAATAGGCTAGAGAGCCGCTTCAAGCTCTAGGACGCGGATCACCCCCATGGACAAGACGGCTCTGGCTCGCAACGCTCACCGCGTTCTGCGCGACGCGATCATTCCCGAGCTGCCGAACCCCTATTACGGGAAGGTGCGGGACAACTACGACCTGCCGGACGGCCGGCGGATCATCATCGCCAGCGACCGGATCAGCGCCTTCGACCGCATCCTGGCGGCGATCCCGTTCAAGGGACAGGTCCTGACCCAGACGGCGCGCTTCTGGTTCGAGAAGACCGCCGACATCTGCCCGAACCATGTGCTGGCCTATCCCGACCCGAACGTGGTGGTCGGCCGTCGGCTGGACATCCTGCCGGTCGAGATCGTGGTGCGGGACTATCTGGCTGGAACCACCGGAACCTCGATCCTGACGCTCTACAAGAAGGGCGAGCGGGAGATGTACGGCCACCGCCTGCCGGACGGCATGGCCGACAATCAGAAGCTGCCGCACCCGATCATCACCCCGACCTCAAAGGCGTTCGACGGTGGCCACGACGAGCCGCTGACGCCGGTGCAGATCGTCGCGCAGGGGCTGCTGACGGCCGAGCAGTGGAACACGCTTTCGAAGTACGCCCTGGCCCTGTTCGCGCGCGGCCAGCAGATCGCCGCCGAGCGCGGCCTGATCCTGGTCGACACCAAGTACGAATTCGGCGTCGACGCCGAGGGCCAGATCATCCTGGCCGACGAGATTCATACGCCGGATTCCAGCCGCTACTGGTTCGCCGAGAGCTACCAGCAACGCTTCGCCGAGGGCAAGCGGCCCGACAGTTTCGACAAGGACTTCGTGCGCGCCTGGGTGGCCGAGCGTTGCGATCCGTACAAGGATCCAATCCCGGAAATCCCGGCCCAGATGCTCGTCGATACGGCGGCCGTCTACATCCAGGCGTTCGAGACCATCACCGGCCAAACCTTCGAGATCGACGAAAGCGACGAGCCGGTGCTGGACCGCGTGCGCCGTAACCTGGCGCAGTTCTTCTAAGGCTCCGCTAGCCGGCCACGCCGAGCATCACGACGGCGGTGAGGAACAGCGACAGCGCCAGGCCGCAGAACAGCAGCAGCATGGCCGTGCGCCAGAGCGCCGAGAGCGTCGACAGGCCATAGGCTCCCTTGACCTGGGCGAACATGTGCACGGGCGCGGCCACCGTGGCCGCGAGCAGGGCGAGCGCAGCCAGCGCGCCGCCGAAGCGCATGAGCCCGGCGGTGAGCATGATCAGCATGGCCATGAAGGTCAGCGAGTAGAGTACGAAGACCCCGTGGTCGTAGAGCGTGAAGCCGCGCTTCCAGAGGAAGAGCAGGGCCACGAAGGGGATCGAGATCGGGATCAGCAGGAACGAGAATTTGTAGAAGGTCTGCTGTAGCTTGTAGAGCGTCAGCTCCGGGTTCTGCAGCTTCTTCGTCAGTTTCTTGTCGAGGTGCTTGTCGCCGGTGTTGACCTTGAGGTCGCCGTTGGCGACGGCCTCCCGCAGGGTGTCGGCCAGGCTAGCGCCCATGACCGCGACGTTGGGCGCAGTCGGCGACTTCTCCATTGCTGCATCCGCGGCCTTTTCAGCTTCCCGGGCCTTGGCCAGCCGCGCCTGGAGTTCGGCGCGGGTCGCTGTCGAGGCGGGGTCGTCGCCCTTAGAGGCGTTCTCCAGCGCGACCTCGGCCTGCACGACCGCGTTGGTGGCCATCATGTAGGTCGTGCCGGTGGAGGCCGGACCGCTGGCGGCGTCGCGCACGGCGGTTTCGGCCGCCTGGATCTGCGTGTTCACCGGCATGAAGCTCAGGATCATGAACATCACGAACACGGTGAAGAGATACATCGCCAGCGGCGAGACATAGCGTGTCCGCTTGCCGAGCACCCATTCGCGGGTCAGACGGCCGGGATTGGCGATCAGCAGCGGCAGGGTTCGCCAGATCCGGCTGTCGAAGTGCATCACCCCGTGCAGGATCTCTTCGCCCAGGTGCAGCAGGGTGCGGTGGGTGTGGGCCGGCTGGCCGCAGTTCGAACAAAAGCGGCCGCTGACGTCGGCGCCGCAGTCGTCGCAATGATGGCTGTACTCGCCGGCCTTGCCGGCCGGCTTCTCGATGGCGGCGGTCAGCACCGCGCCCGTCACCGCCCCGCCTGTCGAGTCCACGTCCATCGCCGGCTCCAGCTCCCCCAAACGAGAGTGTTAGACCGGTTCGAGCCGGCGGCGCTAGGCCGCCAACTCCTCCTCGACCTGATCCAGCCGCTCCTTGCCGAAGAACATCTCGTCGCCGACGAAGAAGGTGGGAATTCCGAAGGCGCCGCGGGCCGCCGCCTGCTCGGTGTTGGCCATCAGTTCGGCCTTCACGTCAGGGTCCTGGGTCGCCTCGAGGATCGCCTTGGCGTCGAGACCCGCCTCGGCCAGCGCAGCGGCCACAACCTGCGGGTCGTCCATCTTCAGGCCGCGCTCCCACATCGCGGCCATGACCGTGTCGAGATAGGTTTGTTCGACTCCCAGCCGACGCGCCGCCACCAGACCGCGCATGATCAACAGGGTGTTGACCGGGAAGTGCGGATTGAACTGGTAGCGGTCGAGCTTGTGCCTGGCCACGAAGCGTTTGGTCTCAAGCGCCTCGTAAGCGAGTTTGCCCTGAACGTCTCCAAAGGCGGTCATCGGCGCCTGGTTGCCGGTGATCTTGAAGATCCCGCCCAGGAGACAGGGCGTCAGCACCACCTGCGCCCCGGTGCGCCGGGCGATGTCCTGCAACACCGTGTAGGCCAGGTAGGCGTTCGGACTACCAAAGTCGAAGATGAACTCGACGGTCTTGGTCATGGGGCGTTCCTCACCAGGTCTCGGTCCACGGGCGCAGATCCAGTTCGTGCGTCCAGGCCGAGCGTTGTTGCTTGTGCAGCCAGACATAGTTCCTGGCGATCTCATCGGGCTTGAGGATGCTGTCGCCCTCCAGCCGAGCTTCCAGGTCGGGGATGTTGGCGCGGGAGAAGACCCCGTCGATGGAGCCGTCGACCACGACGTGGGCGACGTGGATTCCCTGTGGCCCGAGCTCGCGGGCGGCCGACTGGGCCAGGGCCCGCAGGCCATGCTTGGCGGCGGCGAAGGCGGAGAAGCCCTGGCGTCCGCGCAGCGAGGCCGAGGCCCCGGTGAAGAGGATCGTGCCGCGGCCGCGGGGCAGCATCACCCGGGCCGCCTCCCGTCCGGTCAGGAAGCCGGCGAAGCAGGCCATCTCCCAGACCTTGTGGAAGACGCGCGAAGTCGTGTCGGTAAGGCTGAAGCGGACGTTCGCGCCGATGTTGAAGACGACGACCTCCAGCGGACCGACCTCGGCCTCGATCTTGTCCACGAGGGCGATCATTTCCTCTTCGGAGCGGGCGTCGACGCCATAGGCGCGGGCCTTGCCGCCGCCGTCGCGGATCGATTGGGCGAGCTCCTCCAACTGCTGCAGATTGCGGGCCCGCCGCGTGATGCAGACCTCCATGCCCTCGGCCGCGAAGGCGCGGGCTATCGCTCCGCCGACGCCGTCGCCGGCGCCGACCACCAGACAGGCCGCCATGGCTCGTCCCCCATCAGTTTATTTTCTGGACGGACCATGGTATCGATTCTGGACTTGGTCAATGGCGGATGGAGCCGGCGATGAAATGGGACGAGCTGAGCCGGGAGCCGTGCTCTGTGGCGCGGTCCGTGGCGGTGATCGGCGACCGCTGGACGCTGCTGATCCTGCGCGACTGCTTCCTGGGCGTGCGGCGGTTCGAAGCGTTCCAGGAACGCCTGGGCATTTCACGCACCATCATCGCCGACCGGCTGAAGGTGCTGACCGATGAGGGCGTGCTGGCCAAAACGGCCTATCAGGACCGTCCGGTGCGGCACGAGTACCGGCTGACCACGAAGGGCCTGGAACTCTATCCGGTGATCCTGGCGATCGTCAGCTGGGGCGACCGGCACTACGACGATGGGCGCGGTCCACCCATCCTGCGGCGGCACAAGGCCTGCGGCTGTGATTTCCAGCCGGTGATGACCTGTTCCGAATGTGGTGAGCAGGTGGAGGCTCGAGCGGTGGAGGCCCGGATGCGGGAGGCTTTACCGTCGGATCCGCAATTTCCGCTGCGAGGCGCGGACGATCTCCCCGGCCAAAAGTGAGGCAAGTGGACGAGGCACGTATCCCGTGACGAACTGATCACTGTTGCCCACCCGCGCGAAGACGCAAGCCCAGTACCTGACTTCGGAGTCCTCCCAGGGAAGGGGAACGGGCGGCGCCTGCCCGAAATCGATAAAGCCATTGCCGCCGCAACTGACGACGTTCTGAATCATGAGATGGCGGATTTCGTCGTAGCGGATTGATCTAGTGCGCCACCGGCCGACTTCGAGGCGCTGAGGTAAGAGGCGCAGTTTCATAGGCGCGTCGTTCAAACAGTCATCCAGAATTGAGACCAGATAGGCGAGTGCGCAGGTAAGGGCTGGGTAGGAAAGGCCACCGACAAGGCCATACACACGCACCCCGGCGAAGCTGGATAGCACTGCGATAAAGACGACTATCCCCGCCATAGGAGAGCGAAGTCGGCCCAACCGCCCTCGTCGGTTTGGATTGAAGTCACGGTAGCGAATTTCGACGCTACCGTCGGGCCAGGTCGTCTTCTTCCAGGCCGCTGCCTCGACCGTCTCCATTCACCGCCTCACCTGGTCACCACAGACTGCATGCTGCGCAATCTCGGGTGAAGAACAAGGGGGGAACTTCGGCGGCCTTCAGTCCATTAGCTGCTGGCTGAGATAGGTGTATTCGAGCGCCTGGCGCTTGGCGGTCTCGTTGAGGTTGGCGGCGGCGGCGTGACCGCCGTCGATGTTCTCGTAGTAGAGGTAGTCGTAGCCGAGCTCCTTGAGCCGGGCGGCGGCCTTGCGGGCGTGGGCCGGATGCACGCGGTCGTCCTTGGTCGAGGTTTCAAGGAACACCCGCGGATAGGGCTGGCCCTTAGCCAGCTTCTGATAGGGCGAGTAGGTGTCGATCACCTTGCGCTCTTCCGGATTGGCCGGGTCGCCGTATTCCCCGACCCACGAAGCGCCGGCCCCGATGTGGGTGTAGCCGATCATGTCGAACAGCGGCACCTGGATGACGACGGCCTTGTAGAGCTCCGGCCGTTGGGTCAGGGCCACGCCCATAAGCAGTCCGCCGTTCGAGCCGCCCATGATGCCGAGCTTGGCCGGGCTGGTGACCTTGCGGGCGATCAGGTCCTCGGAGACGGCGAAGAAGTCGTCATAGACCCGCTGGCGGTTGAGCTTCAGGCCGGCCTCGTGCCAGCGCGGTCCGAACTCGCCGCCGCCGCGGATATTGGCGATCGCATAGGCGCCGCCGCGCTCCAGCCAGAGTTTGCCGACGGTGGCCGCGTAGCTGGGCGTCTGCGAGACCTGGAAGCCGCCGTAGGCATAGAGCAGGGTGGGCGTGCGGCCGTCGAGCTTCATGTCCTTCGCCCGCACCAGGAAGTAGGGGACCTTGGTCCCGTCCTTCGAGGCGGCCCAGTGCTGCTCGACCACCTGTTTGGAGGCGTCGAAGCGGGCCGGCAGCGTGCGGAGGGTTTCGCGCGATCCGCTGGCGGCGTCCGCAAGCAGCTGGGTGGATGGCGTGAGGAAGCCCGCGACCTGAAGGATCAACCGGTCGTCCCGGTCGGACGCCGATGCGATGCCGACCGAGACGTCGGCGGGGAGGTCGAGCTTGGTCGAGGTCCAGCCCTTGGCGTCGTGGCGGAAGCTGAGCACGCCGCCTTTGACGTTGTCGTAGAGCGCGACGACCAGACGGTTGCGGGTCGTGGCCACCTGCTCGACCGATTGGCTGTCGGTCGGACGTAGGACCAGCGTCGCCTTGGCGTTTGCGGCGTCGGTCTTGAGGGCCGCGAGGTCGAGGGCCATGACGTCGCCCGAGCGGCCCGATTGCGCGGCCCAGGCCTCTTCCAGCGTCAGCAGCATCTGACCGTCCAGCAAGCCCTGGATCGATGAGCGCAGAGGCAGCGGCAGACGGGTCGCGCCGCCTTGGCCGATCAGGTGATGCTCGGCGTTGAAGGTGTCGAGCGGACGGTGGGCGATCAGGGCCTGAAGCTTGCCGTCGGCGTCGCGCAGCGCGATCGGGCTAACGCCGTAACCGCCGTCGTCGGACGTGCCGCGAAACACCTCGCGGGCGTCGGCCAGCGCCTGGCCGCGCTTCAGCAGCTTGATGACATAGGGATAGCCGGAGGTCGTGACCTCGCCCTTGGTCCATTCGGTGGCGACGGCCAGGGTGTCGGCGTCGACCCAGCTCACGCGGTGCTTGCCCTCGGGCAGCAGGAAACCGCCCTTCACGAACGTACCGGTCTGGATGTCGAACTCGCGGACTTCGACGGCGTCCTTGCCGCCGTCGGACAGGGAGATCAGGCAAAGGCGGTCATCGGGCGCCAGGCAGTCGGCGCCCTTATAGACCCAGTTCTTGCCCTCGGCCTTGGCCAGGGCGTCGATGTCCAGGATGGTGCGCCACTCCGGCTGGCCGGTCCGGTAGCTGTCGAGGGTGGTCGAACGCAGCACGCCGCGGACGTGTTCGGCATCCTGCCAGAAGTTGCGGAGCGTGGCGTCGCCGGCGAAGCCGACGGGGGTGATCCGGTCCTTGGCCGTCGCGATGGCCAGGGCGTCCTCATAGAGCTTGGCGTAGCGCGGATCGTTCTGAAGCTGCGGCAGCGAGCGCTCGTTCTCGGCCTTGGCGAAGGCCATGGCGCGGGCGCCCTCGATCTCCTCCATGTAGACGTACGGATCGCTTGGATCGGGCAGGGCGGCGGCGGGAAACGCGGTCATGCCGCCCAAGATGGCGCCGGCCGCCAGTTTTCCAAGGAATTGGATACGCATCTAGGAACCGCCTCTCGAAGTGATCGTGCCACGGCCGAGCTTAGGGCAGTCCGTTTGCGGCGCGCAAATGCGCGGCGCTGGAAGGATTTTCGCTGGAAGGCGCCCGGGCGGGCAAGGCGTTCCAATCTCGCCCGCAACCTAGGCCGCCCAACGGGAATCCGTCATGGTCCCGCGCCATGACGAACGAACCCTTTTTCAAACGGGACGGTCAATATTTCGTCCCAACCCCCGCCGGCCGCGGTCCCTGGAATCCCAACTCTCTCCATGGACGGGTCATCATTGGTCTTCTCGGCTTCGTGCTCGAGCAGAAGCATGGCGATGCGGAATTCATCCCCGCCCGCCTGACCGTCGACATGTACAAGCTGCCGGGCTTCGATCCAATCGAGGTCACCACCAAGGTGGTGCGTGAGAGCGGCCGCATACGTGTGATCGACGCCGAGTTCATCTCGGGCGGCGTCAGCATGGCGCGCGCCACCTGCCAGTTCCTGAAGCGGACCGAGAATTCGGAAGGCAACGTCTGGAAGCCCGGCAACTGGAGCGTCCCGTCGCCGCTGGAAATCCCTGAGCCCGAGAACCGCGGCGGCATGGGCGGCATGTGGGCCTCGCGGCCGATCAGCGGCGGCTTCGCCACCGCCGAGCAGCGCCGCACCTGGATGAGCGAAGTGCGCGACATCGTCGAGGGCGAGCCGCTGACCCCGTTCCAGCGCGTGGCGGTGGCCTGCGACTTCGTCAGCCCGCTGACCCACGTCGGCGACCAGGGCCTAGGCTATATCAACTCGGACGTGACGCTCTATCTGCACAAACTGCCGGACACCGAGTGGGTGGGCTTCGAGAGCGTCTATCACGGCGCCGATGACGGCGTGGCCGTAGGCGACGCCCGGGTCTACGACGAGAGCGGCCCGATCGGCGTCGCGTCGTGCACGGCTTTGGCCCAGCGCCGCTTGCCGCCGCCGCCGCCGCCCAAACCGTCCTAGCTGCAGAGGGCGCGGTTCAGGCTAGGATGAGGCCGATGACCGCGCCCGTTCTGCAGATTTCGGATCTCGCCAAGTCGGTTCCCGGCGGCCGTGTGCTGTTCGAGGGGCTGAACCTGCGCCTGGCGGCCGGCGAGTTCGTGGCGATCATGGGCGAGTCCGGGGTCGGCAAGTCGACTCTGCTGAACCTGATCGCCGGCCTCGACCAGGCCGATGCAGGCGTCATCGCCATCGACGGCGTGGACCTGGCCGGTCTGGACGACGACGCCCGCACCCTGCTGCGGCGGGACCGCGTCGGCTTTGTCTTCCAGGCGTTCCATATCCTGCCGCACCTGACCCTGGGCCAGAACGTGGCCCTGCCGCTGGCGCTGCAGGGGCAGGGCGGTGATCGCGCCTTGGAGCATGCTGATCGGATGCTGGCGGCCGTAGGGCTGGCCGGTCGCGGCGGCGACTATCCGCGCCAGCTGTCGGGCGGTGAAATGCAGCGCGTGGCGATCGCCCGCGCCCTGATACATCGGCCAGGCCTGCTGCTGGCCGACGAGCCGACCGGCAATCTCGATCCGGAGACCGCCAACCGGGTGTTGCAGGTGTTCTCCGAGGAGGTGCGGCGGTCCGGCGCCGCCGTGGTGCTGGTCACTCATTCCGAGGTCGCGGCCGCGGCGGCCGACCGCACGCTCATCCTGGGACGGGACGGCCTTGTCGAACGCCCGCGCGCCTGAGCAGCGGGGGCTGGCCGCCCGCTGGATGATCCTGGGCGAGTGGCGGGCCCATCCGATGCGGGTGGTCACCGCCGCGGTCGCCATCGCCGTCGGCGTCGCGTTGGGCCTGGCGGTGCACCTCGTCAACGCCTCGGCGCTCAGCGAATTCTCAAAGGCGGTCAGCGCCGTCAATGGCGAGGCCGAACTGCAGGTGCGCTCGACGACGGCGCGCGGCTTCGCCGAGGGGCTCTATCCTGAACTCTCTCGGATAGACGATGTCGCGGCGGTGAGCCCGGTCGTCGAGTTGGAGGCCGGGACGGACCGGCCGGGCGAGACGCTCACGGTCCTCGGCCTGGATGTTCTGCGCGCCGCTTATGTCACTCCGAGCCTGATCGGCCGGCCGTTGGCGGCCGAGGCGAGCGAGGCGCGCGGCCCGACCATGGAGGCGGCCTTCGACGAACGGGCGGTCTTCCTTTCGCCGGCAGCGCTGCAGGGCCGGGCGGTCGGCCAGGAGATTGAGCTCAGCGCCGGCGGGCGGAGCGCGGTGTTCAAGGTCGCGGGCGCGCTTCCAGGCGTGGGAGACGAGCGGAAGGTGGCGGTGCTCGACATCGCCGCCGCGCAGTGGAAGCTGGGCGCCCTCGGCCGGCTGCAGCGGCTCGACCTCAAGCTCGCCCGCGGCGCGGACGTGGCCCGCGTAGCCGAGCGCCTGCGGGCGGTGCTGCCGAATGACGCCCAACTGCTCACCCAGGCCAGCGAGGCGCGGCGCAGCGACAGCCTCAGTCGGGCATATCGCGTCAATCTGGATGTGCTGGCGCTGATGGCGCTGCTGACCGGCGGCTTTCTTGTCTACTCGGCGCAGTCGCTCTCGGTCGCCCGGCGGCGCCCGCAGTTCGCCCTGTTGCGGGTGCTGGGCGTGCGCCGCCGGGCCCTACTCGCCCAGGTGATGGCCGAGGGCGTCGTCGTCGGCCTGGCCGGAGGCGTGGTCGGGATCGGGCTCGGCGTCGCGCTCGCGAACGGCGCGCTGGCCTTGCTCGGCGGTGATCTCGGCGGCGGCTATTTTGGGGAGGCCACGCCGCAACTCGCATTCTCTCCCGGGCCGGCCCTGCTGTTCCTGGCGCTCGGCCTGGCGACGGCGATCGTCGGCAGCCTGGCGCCGGCGCACGAAGCGGCCCGCGCCCAGCCGGCGGTGGCGCTCAAGAACGCTGGCGACGCGGTAGATCCGCGGGCGACGCCTGCGATCTGGCCGTCGATCCTGCTGCTCTCGGCAGGCGCCGGGGCCGCCTTCGGGCCGGCGATCGGCGGCGTGCCGCTGCTCGGCTATGCCTCAATGGCGCTGTTGCTGGCGGGCGGCGTGGCGGCGATGCCGTGGCTGGCGCGGGGGCTGCTGTGGGGTCTGAAGGGCCGATCGTTCGGGAGCATCGCGCCGGAGCTTGCGGTCAAGCGGCTCTGGGGGGCGCCGTCGCAGGCCGCGGTGGCGCTCTGCGGCGTGGTGGCCAGCACCAGCCTGATGGTGGCGATGGCGGTGATGGTTTCCAGCTTCCGAGGTTCAGTCGAGGACTGGCTGGCGC
This region includes:
- a CDS encoding ABC transporter permease; translation: MSNARAPEQRGLAARWMILGEWRAHPMRVVTAAVAIAVGVALGLAVHLVNASALSEFSKAVSAVNGEAELQVRSTTARGFAEGLYPELSRIDDVAAVSPVVELEAGTDRPGETLTVLGLDVLRAAYVTPSLIGRPLAAEASEARGPTMEAAFDERAVFLSPAALQGRAVGQEIELSAGGRSAVFKVAGALPGVGDERKVAVLDIAAAQWKLGALGRLQRLDLKLARGADVARVAERLRAVLPNDAQLLTQASEARRSDSLSRAYRVNLDVLALMALLTGGFLVYSAQSLSVARRRPQFALLRVLGVRRRALLAQVMAEGVVVGLAGGVVGIGLGVALANGALALLGGDLGGGYFGEATPQLAFSPGPALLFLALGLATAIVGSLAPAHEAARAQPAVALKNAGDAVDPRATPAIWPSILLLSAGAGAAFGPAIGGVPLLGYASMALLLAGGVAAMPWLARGLLWGLKGRSFGSIAPELAVKRLWGAPSQAAVALCGVVASTSLMVAMAVMVSSFRGSVEDWLAQVLPADLYLRIEAAGTGGGFDPQDQARLAATPGVARIAFMRTTTLRMSADAPPLALIARPEGGLDAGAPPMIGRTEAAPAGTIPLYVSEPAAWLYGWKVGQRIGLPIAGAPPQGFFVTGVWRDYARQHGAVTLESHDYTALTGDRSRSEASVTLAPGADRKAVAARLEANVPQRLAGRVTVAEPRALRDMALRLFDRSFAVTYALEAIAIVVGLAGVAATVSAQTLARTKEFGMLRHLGVTRRQIIAMLATEGALLGAVGGLAGIGLGLIMSQVLIHVVNPQSFHWTMETRLPWGLLAGVAAALVASAAGTALLAGRRAVSADAVRAVREDW
- a CDS encoding ABC transporter ATP-binding protein, with product MTAPVLQISDLAKSVPGGRVLFEGLNLRLAAGEFVAIMGESGVGKSTLLNLIAGLDQADAGVIAIDGVDLAGLDDDARTLLRRDRVGFVFQAFHILPHLTLGQNVALPLALQGQGGDRALEHADRMLAAVGLAGRGGDYPRQLSGGEMQRVAIARALIHRPGLLLADEPTGNLDPETANRVLQVFSEEVRRSGAAVVLVTHSEVAAAAADRTLILGRDGLVERPRA